The Stigmatella aurantiaca DW4/3-1 genome contains the following window.
GATGAGGATGTTCACCCCGAAGCCCAGGTTCGCCAGGGTGCCGATGGAGTTGAGGCCCGGGTGCCGCGCGAGGATGAGCGCCAGGAAGCCGATGGCGCTCGTCAACAGACCGCCGGTGATGGCCCGGCCCGTCTCCGCGTACACGGTGATGAAGTCGCTGTCCGGCTCGCTCAGGCGCTGCACCAGGTGCACCCCTGCGTCCACCGTGGTGCCCACCAGCACCGGCAGCACCACCAGGTTCAGGTAGTTGAACTGCAAGTCCAGCAGCGCCATCAGCCCCACCAGCCCCGCCACGGACACCAGCGTGGGCATCATGCAGATGAGCGCGGTGCGCAGCCGCCCCAGCGTCACCCACATCGCCAGGAGCACCGACAGCACCGCGGCGCCCAGGATCTCCGGCCCGTCATGCGCCACCATGTCCAGGATGTCCGCGAGGATGAGCGACTCGCCCGTGGCCGAGACCCGGGAGCCATCCGGCATCTGCATCCCCCGGACCTCCTTGGCGAAGCGCCGCGTCCCCGCCCCGTCCGCCAGGTTCACCGCCGCGTACACCAGCACCACGCCGCCGGAGTCCCCGTTCATCCCCTCGAACTGCCGGCGCACCGCCTCGGGCAGCGTGTCGCGCTGGAAAGGCTTGGCGCTCGACATCTTCAGGGCGCGCTCCACATTGGGCCGCACGTCTTCCGGCAGCCGCTGCGGGTCCAGCCGCTCCAGCCGCTGGTGGATGGCCTGAAGGATGGACTGCTTCTCCTGCTGGTGCTGGGGCACCAGATCCGCCACCGAGCCCACGAAGTCGATGGTGGAGTTCTTGCCCTGCTTCTCCTTGCGCGCCTGGAGCTCGCGCACCACCTCGCGCTCCATCGCATGGGTGTCGGTGAGCACCACCACCGGCGACTGCGAGTAGCCCAGGATCTTGTCCATGCGCCGGTCCAGCCGCACCGACGGCAGCGTCACGTCATCCAGCTTCGTCGAGTCGTAGTTGAAGCTGACGCGCCACGCCTGGCTGATGAGCGCCACCATGCCCACGCCGACGACGATGGCCACCGCGCGGTAGTGCTGCGGCAACCAGCGCGCCAGCAGCGCCAGCGGTCCAGCCGAGGCCTCGTGCACGCCCGGCTTCCACCCCAGGCGCGAGGCCAGCCCCAGCATCGCCGGGAGGATGAGCACATACGACACGATGCTCAGGATCATGCCGATCGCGGCGATGACGCCAAACTCCCGGAAGGCGATGAACTCGGAGATGGACAAGCTCAGGAACGTGAGCGCGGCCACCACCGCCGCGATGAGCGCCGAGAAGCCCGTGTGGCGGAACGACTCCCGGACCGCGGCCAGCGAGTCCTGCCCCTCCGAACGCAGCGTGGCATAGCGCCCCAGCAGGTGGATGCCGTGCTCCACGCCCAGGCCGCCCAGCACCGCGCCCAGGAAGCCGGTGAGCAAGTTCACCTGCCCGTAGACCGCGCCCACGAAGCCGTAGGTCCACGAGAGGCTGGCCACCACGGGCGCCATCGTGAAGGCCACGCTCCACGCGCTGCGGAAGTGGAAGGCCAGGTACAGCACGAGCAGCGCCAGCGCGATGCCCGAGGCGCGCCCCAGGTCTCCGGTGATGACCTTCTGCTGGTCGATCTTCTTCTTGTAGTTGCCGGTGATGGCCGTGGTGAAGCCAGGCCCGTACTTCGACAGATCCTGATGGGCCAGGAACTCCTCCACCTGCCCCACCACCTTCTTCGCGTAGTTCAGGTCCGCCGAGCTGCCCTTGGGCTTGAGCAGCAACACCACCATCCGCTCCTGGGGGTCCAGGTAGTACAGGTCCCCTTCACCCGACAGGCGCTGGCTGGCGCCGCCCGTGTACTTCTGCTCGATGTCGGAGAAGTCGACGGGCGGGGCCGGGTCCTCGTCCAGCCGGACGAAGAGCGGGTTGGCCTGCTCCTTCTCCCAGCGGATGCGCGCGTCGATGCGCTCCAGGATGGTCTTCAGGTCCGGCACATCCACGTAGTAGAGGGCGTGCTCCTCGAAGAAGGGACGCGGGCGCTGGTAGTTGACGTAGCGAACCTCGGAGAGCTGCGCGAGCCGGGGCGCCATGTCGTCCGCGAAGCGCTTGAGGGCCTCCGGCTCCGCGCCCAGCCCCGCCACCACCACGTTGCCCTGGCCGCCGAAGCGCTGGCGCAGCTTCTCCAGGTCTTGCACGCTGGTGAAAGAACGGGGCAACAGCGCCGTCAGGTCCGCGTTGAGTGTCAGCTTGCCTGAGAAATAGGAGCCCACCGCCACCAGGACCGCGGCCAGCAGCAGGGCCTGCCAGGGCTTGCGGTGGTTCCGTGCGGCGAGGGCGCCAATCGCCGTCTCGAACCGCTCACTGAGCCGCTTGTCACTCATGAAGTCCGCTCTTTTGTCCAAAAATGCGCAGTGAAAGCCCCCCAACATGTCGAGGCTCTCCGCGGGAGTCAACGAAACCCACACGGAGAGCAAGGGGGGGGCGGAGCCCTCGGCGGGACGCCATTGCCACCCTGACATATCCTCCAGCGGCGTGCTTTGTTCCCCGCCCTCATGAAGAAGCCACGCCGCTGGCTCCGGTTCAGCCTGCTTGCCGGACTCGTGCTCCTGGGAGTCACCTACATGCTGCGCCCCCCTCCCCCCCGGGGCCGACCCGCCGATCCGCCCTACCTGACCTTCTTCCTGGTGGATGGGCTGTCGCAGGAAGTGTTCCAGCGGGAGCTGGCGGCAGGGCGCCTGCCCCACATCGCCCAGCTCCTGGCGGAAGGCCTCTACGTCGAGGACGGCATCGCGGCCTTTCCCAGCATGACGGGCTACGGCTTCTACCCGTTTCTCACCGGCCGGGACGCGGTGCACAGCGGGGTGCTGGGGCTGCGCTGGTTCCGCCGCGATGCCCAGGAGGGCAACTTCCGCAACTACGTGGGGCGGACCAACGTGGAGATGAACCGGGACATGTCCGCCGAGCCCCGCACGCTCTTCGAGTGCTTTCCGGGGCAGCACAGCTTCTCGGTGAACAGCTACGCCAACCGGGGCGTGGTGCGGAACGAGATTCTCGGCTGGGCCTTCAGCATCGCCAAGTACCAGGAGCAGTACGCGGCGCTGCGCTTCCTGGCGGGCACGCCCTGGCTGGGCCCCCGCTTCATGCCGGACTGGTTCGCGGCCGAGACGCAGACGGTGGAGCTGGCCATGAAGGACCTGGCCTTCCAACCCAAGGTGCAATGGCTCACCCTGGCCACGCCGGATGCCCGCCAACACATCGCCGGCACGGACGAGACCTATGTGGCGCTGGTGCGGCACGCGGACAGCCTCATCGGCCGCTACCGCGCGGAGAGCCGGCGCCTGGGCCAGGAGGAGCACCGCGTCTACGCCGTCATCTCCGACCACGGCGTTACGGACGTGAAACACAATGTGGACTTGCGCAAGGCCCTGGGCGCCGCGGGGCTGAGCGCCTGGCGGGGCGAGGCCACCAACCTGAGCCGCACGCGGCTCGATGAGCCCGTCTCCACGTGGGCGGACACCGACGTCGTCCTCGCGGTGAACGGCAACACGATGAACTACGTCTACCTGCGGGCCGAGGGGGCTGGGGGCGCGGAGGCCTGGCGCCAGCGCGCCGCGCCGCGAGCGGCCTTTCAGCAGACGCCCCTCAAGGGAGGCGGGCCCGTGAACGTGGTGGAGGTGCTGCGCCAGGTGGAGGGGGTGGAGCTGGTGGTGACGCGCGCGGACGCCTCGGGCGAGGTGCGCGTCTTCTCCCGGACGGGCGAGGCCCGCATCACCCCGCGCGACGGGGGACTGGCCTACGCCTGCCAGGGCGAGGATCCGCTGAACTACGCGCGCGGCGAGGCCACGCGGCACCTGTGCGATGGCCAACCGCGCAGCGCGCGCGAGTGGCTCCAGGCCACGCACACCACGGGCTTTCCGGACGCGGTGGTGCGGCTGCACCGGCTGATGAGCGCCCCGGACGTGGGGGACCTGGTGGTGACGGCGGCTCCCAGCTTCGACCTGGCCGCGGACTACGAGCTCATCGTGGGCAACTACCGCGGGGGCCACGGCGGCCTGAGGGCGGATCAGCTCCGCGTCCCGTACATCCTCGCGGGGCCGGGCATCCCGGCGGGCCAGCGCATGGCCACCGCGCGCGCCGAAGACATCGGGGCGACGCTGATGCGCCTGACCGGATGCCCGCCCGCGCCCAACCAGGACGGCGAGGACCTGATGCCCAGCGTGGCTGGCCCCACCCCTCCCTGAGGGCAACCAAGCAGAGGCCTTCTGTTCGCTCTCACGCCGATGGCCACCTTGGAGGACGCAAGGGGGCACATCCATGGCGCCAGAGCCTGTCTCGACGGGCTGGAGAGGAAAGCTGGAGTGGGGGCTCGGAGCGCTGGCCGCCCGAGGCCACCGGCACCCCACAGGGGCGTTGGTGCTGGCGCTGCTGCTGTGCGGCCTGGGCGCTTTCTTCGCGCGGAACCTGACGCTCGACGCGAACCTGGTGAGCCTGCTGCCCCGCTCCTTTCCCAGCGTGAAGGACCTGGAGACGCTGGAGCACCGCTTCGGGGGCATCGGCTGGGTGGCGGTGGTGGGCGAGGGCGCGGAGCCCGAAGTCCTGAAACGCTTCGCCGATGACATGGCGCCCAAGCTGGAGGCGCTGCCCGGCATCCGCTTCGTGGAGGTGCAGCGCCCCGGCACCTTCTTCCAGGACCGGGCGCTCTACTACCTGAGCCCGGAGGACCTGGAGGACGTGGAGCGGCGCCTGGGGGCCCGCATCACTTGGGAGAAGGAGCGGGCCCAACCGCTCTTCGTCCCCCTGGTGGACGAGCCCGCGCCCTCCTTGGACTTCTCGGATCTGGAGGCCAAGTACGGCGTGGGCGCCGCGCAGCGGATGTCCGGCGCGGGCAAAGAGAACTACTACTTGGATCCCTTGGCGCGCCGCGTGGTACTGCTGGCCCGGCCCGAGGGCTTCTCGGCGGACCTCGACTTCTCGCACCGCATCATCTCCGAGGTGAAGACCCTGCTGGACGCGCAGGACCTGTCCTCCTACGGGCCCGGCTTCAAGACGGCCATCACCGGCGCGTACCAGAAGAAGCTGGATCAACAGGCGCAGATCTCCCGGGACATCACCGTGTCCTCGGCGGTGGCGAGCGTGTTGCTGTTGCTGTTCCTGCTGCTGCACTTCCGCAGCGGGCTGGGGGTGGGGATGGTGCTGGCCCCGGTGGTGGCGGGGCTGGCGTGGACCTATGGCCTGGTGGGCGCGGCCTATGGCCGGGTGAACCTGCTCACCGGCTTTCTGGGCGCCATCCTCGGAGGCCTGGGCATCGAGCACGGCATTCACCTGCTGGGGAGCTACCTGCACCTGCGAGGCGATGGACTGAACTCGGAGCAGGCCACGCGAGAAACCTTCACCCACACCGGCAGCGCGGCCCTCACTTCCGCCTGGGTCGCGGCCCTCACCTTCCTGGTGCTGGGCACCTCGCGGTTCCGGGCGTTCCGAGAGTTCGGCGTCATCGCCGGCATCGGCATGCTGTTGTTGATCGTGGCCTATGTGCTGGTCCTGCCCGCGGTGCTGGGGCTGGCGGCACGGTTCAAGTGGAGACCAGGCCCGGGCGCCACGGCCCAGGTCCGCTCCCCGCTGGGCCTGTTGCTCGTGCGCTGGCGCCGCCCCCTCACGCTGGTGTCGGGGGCAGTGCTCGTGGCGCTGACGGCGAACATGGGCCGGGTGCGCTTCGATTACGACTTCGGCTCACTCGAGGATCAACACCTGCCCTCGTTCGTGTTGAACCGGCAGGTCAGCGACATCATCGGCTACTCGCAATCTCCGCTGGTGGTGCTCACCGGCAGCCCCGCCGAGGAACACACGGTGATGGAGCAACTGCGCACCCGTCAGCGGCAGCTCGGCCAGCGCTCCACGGTGGACTTCGTCGCATCCCTGGAGACGCTGATCCCAGCCGATCAACCGCGCAAGCAGGCCATCCTCCAGCGCATGGGGAAACTTCTGGAGGACGTGCCCGAGGGGCGGCTCAATGCGGCCCAGCGCCAGCAGCTCGCGCAACTGCGCGCCCAGACCCGGGCCGAGCCCTTCACGCGAGAAGCCCTTCCCGCCACGGTCCGCCGGCAGTTCCAGGGACTTCAGGGGCAGAGCGGCTTCGTGCTCGTGTACCCGGCGGTGAGCCTGTCCGATGGAACCGCCATCCGGGCCCTGGCCCGGGAGGTGCGCGCCGGGGCGAGCCTCCCCGGAGACAAACACCTGCCCGTGGCGGGGGAGCCCATGGTGCTCGCGGACATCCTGGACATGGTGACGCACGAGGCGCCGCGAATCCTCGTGGGGACCACGCTGGCGGTGCTACTGGCCATGTGGGTGACGTTGGGGAGCCTGAGGACGTCGCTGCTGTGTCTGGGTCCCACGCTGGTGTCCCTGCTGGGACTGGTGGGGCTGATGCCGCTGCTGAAGGTCGAGTTCAACTACCTCAACATCCTCATCATCCCGGTGCTCATTGGCACCACCGTGGACGCGGGCGTGCACCTGCTGACGCAGCTGGTGAGGCCCGGCAAGGACTTCGTGAAGGTGTACTCGGAGACGGGCCGGGCCATCAGCGGAGGCCTGCTGACGAGCGCGGTGGGCTTCGGAACGCTCTTCCTGGCGAACCACCCCGGCCTCAACTCCGTCGGGGTGCTGGCCAACCTGGGCTTCGGGGTGAACCTGCTGGTGATGCTGGTGGCCTTCCCCGCGCTGCTCCTGTTCCTCTCGGAGCGCCGCAAGTCGCGGCCCCGGCGGCCCAACGCCAGCGCCCCCGCGCCCAGCACCTCCCCTCCGCTCTCCTCCCCTTCGTAACCCTCCTGGCGAGCATGCTGCCGGGCGAGCGGCCGCTGCACACATGGGAACGACTGCCCACGTTCCCGACCAGCAACGAAGACTTTCGACACATCCTCAAACCACACACTGCAACGCAACGGGAGAGCCGCGATGAAAAACCTCAAGACCAAGGCATTGGTGGCGGGACTGCTGGCGGGGACGCTGACGTTCGTGGGCTGTAAGTCGGACAGCACGATGGATCGTCCGGACAGCACCACTCCCCCCGCGACGGACACCACCACGCCCTCGACGGAGGGCACCAGCACGGGGACGACGACGACGCCCGGCACGGGTGGCTCCGGCACCGAGACCCGGCCCTCCGACGACAACCTCCGCATGCCCGAGGAGGATCCTCTGCGCACGCCCGAGAACGAGAGCATCCGTGACTCCGAGGCCGAGCCGGGCATCCACCACAATGGCGACCTGGGTCCTGGCACCGGCGGCTCCGGCCTCGACAACAGCACCACGGACGGCGACGGGCTGAACGAGGGGGGCAACATCGACAACAACAACCGTCTGCCGGAGTCGTCGACGGACCCGGCCCTGTCGCCGAATGATCCCTCGGTCCAGGGCGATCTGGATGTCCCCGAAGGGGCCCGCTAACCCGGCTCCCAGAGACTTCCTCACGGCTGCGGCGTCCGCGCACTGGCGCGGGCGCCGTTGCCGTTTCTGCCCTCCGCGATCAACTCACGCCAACGCCGGGATAGGGGTTGGGCGAGATTTGCGGATGGATGATGCGTGGCCCATCGCTCTGCGTGGGCGTGCCCGCGGGCCCCTCCGAGGGACGAATGACCGGGGCATGATGGGGGTGTTCAGGCTCTCCGGACCTGCCCGTGCGAGGGGAAGCAGGTGCTTCCGGAATAGGAATGTGCAGGACGTCTTTCTGGCTCATGATGTTTCCTCCGTGTTCCGGGCCTCAAGACAAAATGGGGGCGCAGGGAAGGCGGGGTCACCCTCGCGCTCCCTCGTCTCCAGGGCGGACAGGGCTCGGCGGCCGGCCATTTCCAGGAATAGGCAGAGCCTTCGCGAAAGCCGGAGGCCATCCCCCCCAGCCCGACATAACTTCCCTCGGCAGGCCGTTTCTCCCTGACGGCTTCAGGGCCCCCATCCGAGCGAGGCGTGATGAGCATCCGGTTGCTGCTGGCAGGCCGATATGGCGGAGGGGACGCGTTCTTCTCCCCTCCCGAGGAGCCCTTGCCCTGGCTCGAGCGCGTGGAGCGATGGCTCCAGGAGAACGTGGGGGATGGACTGGAAGGCATCCGCCGACTCGAAGGACCCCAGGGAGCGCCGATGCTGCTGCTGCGCCTGCACCCAGCTGCGGGGGAAGTGTCGGTGGTGGCCGCCGGGCAGGCGCGGGTGGTCATCTCGGCGGAGACCTCCGCGGTAGGCCCTGGCTACCACCTCTACCTCTGTGACGTGCTGAAGCAGCTCGGCCGGGCCCTCCACATCACCTGGGCGGACCGCGACGCCGAGGCGGGCGTGGGGGATCCAACGGGCTACTTCCACACGGGCCACCCCGGCAACGTGGAGCAGCAGATGCTCACCTGGCTCGGCACATCGGCCGCCCAGATCCTGGAGTTGCGCGGGCAAGGGCGCTCGGGCTTCGCGCTCTCCATGCGCTTTGGCCACGCCTTCGAGCACCCGGGGGCCCTGCTCACCCCGATGGGGCCTCGTGACGAGGCCTGGCTGCGCGCGGTGGCCGAGGATCCACGGCGGGGACAGGATGTGTTCCCCTGGTGGGCGCCGGGCGTGAACGCAGCCTCGCGGCGGGGCCGGGCATTGAGCCTGCTCTGGACGGAGCTCACCTGGCGTCCTCCCCTCCTGGAGGAGGAACGCCGCCGCTTCCGCACCGTGGCGAAGCTGCTGGAGCAAGCGTGGCGCGAGGACCCCACGCTGGAGTACCCATGGCGCGAGTGGCAGGAGGTGCTCGGCTACCTGGGCCTGGGCGGCACCCTGGCGGAAGAGGTGAGCCGCCGCGCGGCCCTCGCCCCTGAGGGCCCCCGGATCGGCTACCGCCGGGGCTCGGTGCACGTGGCGCTGCCAGAGGGCTGGGAGATCCGCATCCCGGGCTCGCTCGCGGAGGAGAAGCTGGGAGATGGAAGCTGGGTGGCGCGCGACCACCGCCGCAGCGTGCGCTTCGTCCCACTGGAGGATGCGGAGGACATCGCCCCGGCCAGCCCCGAGCGCCGGCTGCTGGAGTTGGAGCACCGGGGCGAGCGCGTCAGCGGACGGGCCTCCCTGCACATGGAGCCTGGCGAGTGCCGCCTCACGGCCCTGTGCCACGCCGGAACGCGCCGAGCGCTGTGCGTGGTGAGCTTCGATGACCCGGATGAGCAGGACTGGGCGCTGGGAACCTGGCGCTCGCTGGACCGGGCCATCGCCGCGTAGAAAACAAAAGCGCCGGTCTCCCCGAAGGAAACCGGCGCGCGGGCGCGGTGGCGCGCGCTCGTCTTACTTCTTCATGCCTGTGTTCGTGGGCGGAGTGGCCTTGTTCATGTCCGTCGAACCGGCCTTGGTCCCGTCCATGGAACCCGTCCCCGGGTTGTGACCCATGTGCACGTCGCCCGAGCCCCCGACACCCGCGGGCTGCGGGGCGAGCTTGCCCAACACGGTGTAGGCCTGCTGCCGGTGCTGGGAGACGTGCTGGATGTTCTCATTGATGAGCGCCAGAACATCCGCGTTGCCGCTGAAGGCCTGCTGGCCTGCGGCCAACTTGCCCAGCACCATGTCATGGGCGCCGAGCTGGTTGGCCATATAGGCGGAGTCGAACGGCGCGCCCTTCAGCGCCTGAAGCTTCTCCATGGACGCCTTGTCCGCGACCTTGGCCTTCTTCTCCACGTCGTTGATGGGCTTGGGCTCGGCCAGCTTCAGCCCCTTGCCCTGCGCGTAGGTCATCAGCTTCTGGTCCGCCGCGGTGTGCTCCTGCACCATCATACTGCCAAAAGACTTCACATCCGGGTTGCTGGCGTTCTGCTGGGCAATCTCGCCGAGCTTGATCTCCTGCTGATTCGCATGGTGCAGCCGCTCGAGATAGGCCTTCTCGTCCGCGGGAATGGTGACCCCCATGTGCTCCACCACGCCGGACTTCGTACCTGCCTTCGCACCCGCCTTGGTGCCTGCCGCTGGGCCTTGGGTGGCCGTGGTGGGGGCGGGGGCCGTCCCCTGGGCCCATGCGGCAGAACCACAGATCAGCGAACCGGCAACCAGGAAACTCTGAATCGCGCGCTTCATGAGTGCTTCCTTTCGAAGAGGGACGTCTGGAAGACGTCCGATGAACGACAGGGCTGCACCATCGTTGGTGGCAGTGTTGGGAACACGAGACATGTGGCCGCAACGTGTAACGCCAGACGATGGCGCGCTGGCGTTCCGTGGTTTCTATTCAGCAACCGACACTGCCCTGGCACTCCAGGGCAGGCCCGCTGCTGTCAGCGGCGCTTGAGCACCTGGATATTCGTGGCGACGGTCTCGCCTGAAACCAGATCAAAGGAGGCCCGGACGCGGCTGCCTTCCTGAATGCGAGCCAACGGAATGCGCTGGGCGCCCCGGGTCGCGCGGGTGCCATCATTCACACGCAGCAGGTAGGGCTCGCCCGTCTCGAAGTCGATGACCTCGATGGCCTGCCGGGAGACATCCTTCACGCGCCCCTCGAAAATGGCACTGGCCACGGCGGTGTCCTCTCCCACGGCCCCCGCACCGCCCGTGCCTTGGCGCTGGGCGGTCTCCACCTCGGCCTGAAGCCGCCGCACCTCAGCCTGTAACCGGGCAATCTCCTCTTGGGCTTGCGCAGGCGTCAGCGCCGCGGCGCCACCAGGGGCCCCTGCCGGCGAAGTGCCTGCTGGCGGAGTCACTGCCGGCGAAGTGCCTGCTGGGGGAGTCCCGATCGGCGTCGTCCCGGCGGGAGCCGTTCCCGCTGGAGGGGTCACCGTGGGCGTCCCGGTGCCTGGAGCCGTCCCAGGCACCGGGGGGGTGGCGGTTCCTCCAATGGGCGCAATGCTTCCCGTCCCGCCTCCAGGCACGGTCCCAGGTTGGGGAACCGTCGTCCCAGTTCCAAACGAGGACGAAGACCCCGTCCCCGAAAGGCCACTGCCTGCCTGCCCAGACCCACCCACACCTCCGGTGGTCCCAAAACCATCCACCCCCCCGTCACTCGTGAAGGAGCCAGAGGTTCCCAGCGGCTGGGTGGACGGCACCGTGAACGTCCCAGAGGAAGGCGTCTGCTGCGTGCCGCCCACCGTGGCGCTGTCTGTTCCCGTGCCCACGCCCCCGCCTACCTGCTGGGCATGGACGGCCAGGGGAATACCCAGTGTGAACACGAGCGCGGCCGACAGGATCTTCTTTCGCATGGATTCGGGCTCCTTGCCTTCCCGTGCGCAGAAGTTGGGTTCCCAACACCGCAAGACCAAGGGGGGGAGAGCCGGGGAAAACCGCACCGGTCGGCTGATCGCCTGGTGGGCCAGGTCCCATGCGCACGGGGCCCGCCCTCCGCACTCCCCGCTACCGGGTGTCAGGCGCTCTACACCCCAGTGTCCTGGAAGGCCATCTCGCCTTGAAGGCAACGGCGCAAGTCCTCAGATTCAGCGAACAATCCGGCAAGAGGAACGGATAACCGATGGCAATGGATGTTTACCCGGGCAGGCCCTATCCCCGCGGAGCGACGTACGACGGAACGGGAGTGAATTTCGCGCTCTACTCGCAGGTGGCGTCGCGAGTGGAGGTCTGCCTGTTTGATCCGGCGAATCCGTCCAAGGAGATTGGCCGCTTTGATCTGCCAGAGGTCACGGAGTTCGTGTGGCACGGTTACATCCCGGGGATGGAACCCGGAACGCTGTACGGCTTCCGGGTGCATGGCCCTTATGAGCCCTCGAAGGGCCTCCGCTGCAACCCCCACAAGCTGCTGATCGATCCGTACGCCAAGGCGCTCCATGGCGAGGTGGACTGGAAGCAGCCCGTGTTCGGCTACACGCTCGGCCATGCGGACCAGGACCTGGCGCGCGACGAGAAGGACAGCGCCGCGGGGGTGCCCAAGGGCGTCGTGGTGAGCGACTTCTTCGACTGGGGCAATGACCGCCGCCCGGAAATCCCCTGGAGAAAGACGGTCATCTACGAGGCGCACGTGCGCGGCCTCACCATGCTCCACCCGGCGGTGCCCGAGCACCAGCGGGGCACCTACGCGGGGCTGTCCCACCCGGCCGTCATCGAGCACATGCTCAAGCTGGGCGTCACCTCGGTGGAGCTGCTGCCCGTGCACGAGGCAGCGGACGACTCGTTCCTCAACGACAAGGGCCTGTCCAACTACTGGGGCTACAGCACACTCAACTACCTGTCACCCCACCAGCGCTACGCCAGCCGCCGGACGCCGGGTTCCCAGGTGGCCGAGTTCAAATCCATGGTGAAGGCCCTGCACGCGGCCGGCATCGAGGTGCTGCTCGACGTCGTCTACAACCACACGTGCGAGGGCAACCACCTGGGCCCCACGTTGTCGCTCAAGGGCATCGACAACACGGCCTACTACTGGACGATGCCGGACGCGCGCTACTACCTGGACTTCACCGGGTGCGGCAACAGCCTGAACGCCTCGCTGCCCCAGGCGGCGCGGCTCATCGTGGACTCCCTGCGCTACTGGGTGGAGGAGATGCACGTGGACGGGTTCCGCTTCGACCTGGCCACGACACTGGGGCGCCAGGGCGCGGGCGAATTCAGCCCGAACGCGCCGCTCTTCCAGATCATCAATCAGGATCCGGTGCTCAACCGGGTGAAGCTCATCGCCGAGCCCTGGGACGTGGGCATGGGCGGCTACCAGGTGGGGAAGTTCCCGGCCCCGTGGCGCGAGTGGAACGGCAAGTACCGGGACACCCTGCGCCGGTACTGGAAGGGGGACGAGAGCCTCGCGGGCGAGGTCGGCCACCGGCTGGCGGGCTCCTCGGACATGTTCCAGGAAGCGAAGCGGCGGCCTCAGGCGTCCATCAACTTCATCACGGCGCATGACGGCTTCACGCTGCATGACCTCGTCACCTACAGCCACAAGCACAACGAGGCCAACGGCGAGCACAACCGAGACGGAGCAGACGACAACCAGGCCTGGAACTGCGGCGTGGAGGGCGAGACGCAGGATGCGAACATCATCGCCTTGCGCGAGCGCCAGAAGCGCAACCTGCTGGCCTCGCTCTTCATGTCCCAGGGCGTGCCCATGCTGGTGGCGGGCGACGAGATGGGCCGGACACAGAAGGGCAACAACAACGCCTACTGCCAGGACAACGAGCTGTCCTGGGTGAACTGGAACCTGGACGCGCGCGCCAAGGCCCTGCTGGAATTCAGCTCGCGGCTCATCCAGTTCCGGCACCGCCAGCCCGTGTTGCAGCGCCGCCGCTTCTTCCAGGGCGAGCGCATCTGGGACTCACGCTCCAAGGACCTGACCTGGTACCGGCCCGACGGCACGGAGATGAGCCCGGACGACTGGCAGAAGCCCTTCGTGCGCTCGCTGGC
Protein-coding sequences here:
- the glgX gene encoding glycogen debranching protein GlgX translates to MAMDVYPGRPYPRGATYDGTGVNFALYSQVASRVEVCLFDPANPSKEIGRFDLPEVTEFVWHGYIPGMEPGTLYGFRVHGPYEPSKGLRCNPHKLLIDPYAKALHGEVDWKQPVFGYTLGHADQDLARDEKDSAAGVPKGVVVSDFFDWGNDRRPEIPWRKTVIYEAHVRGLTMLHPAVPEHQRGTYAGLSHPAVIEHMLKLGVTSVELLPVHEAADDSFLNDKGLSNYWGYSTLNYLSPHQRYASRRTPGSQVAEFKSMVKALHAAGIEVLLDVVYNHTCEGNHLGPTLSLKGIDNTAYYWTMPDARYYLDFTGCGNSLNASLPQAARLIVDSLRYWVEEMHVDGFRFDLATTLGRQGAGEFSPNAPLFQIINQDPVLNRVKLIAEPWDVGMGGYQVGKFPAPWREWNGKYRDTLRRYWKGDESLAGEVGHRLAGSSDMFQEAKRRPQASINFITAHDGFTLHDLVTYSHKHNEANGEHNRDGADDNQAWNCGVEGETQDANIIALRERQKRNLLASLFMSQGVPMLVAGDEMGRTQKGNNNAYCQDNELSWVNWNLDARAKALLEFSSRLIQFRHRQPVLQRRRFFQGERIWDSRSKDLTWYRPDGTEMSPDDWQKPFVRSLAFQLGGDAIPTLDERGQRIIGDGLLVLLNAHHEPVRFTIPPAADGRHWVLEFYTADDARKPEPVKAGPFELTGRSMLVLREETPSKS